In Firmicutes bacterium ASF500, a single genomic region encodes these proteins:
- a CDS encoding DegV domain-containing protein — protein MKTAIVTDTNSGIFPKEGRLLGIYSLPMPLQIDGRTYYEGKDISVSQFYKYLVQCPAVSTSQPAPGDVLALWDSVLEEHDELVYIPMSSGLSSSCHAAQVLAEEYGGKVQVVDNHRISLSLRDSVLDAKALAGAGCTAAEIRTELERSAYDSMIYIGLDTLDYLKRGGRVTAAGAALGSILNIKPLLKIEGSKLDACAKVRGTDNCKKRLIEEMSKSIELFTDRGWDISVAVADSYLDPASSGSWLAMASSTLFRNDVDHCPLTCSIGCHVGPNAFGMAVSRRLMREG, from the coding sequence ATGAAAACTGCAATCGTAACAGATACCAACAGCGGCATTTTCCCAAAAGAAGGCCGTCTGCTGGGGATTTATTCTCTCCCAATGCCGCTGCAAATCGACGGCCGAACCTATTATGAGGGCAAGGATATCTCGGTCTCCCAATTCTACAAGTACCTTGTCCAATGTCCGGCGGTCTCCACCTCTCAGCCTGCGCCGGGGGATGTCTTGGCCCTGTGGGACAGCGTACTGGAGGAGCATGACGAGCTGGTATATATCCCCATGTCCAGCGGCTTGAGTTCTTCCTGTCACGCGGCCCAGGTCTTGGCGGAGGAATATGGCGGAAAAGTTCAGGTGGTGGATAACCACCGCATTTCCCTGTCCCTCAGAGATTCCGTGCTGGACGCCAAGGCCCTGGCCGGCGCCGGCTGTACGGCCGCGGAGATCAGGACGGAGCTGGAGCGGAGCGCCTATGACTCCATGATCTACATTGGCCTGGATACGCTGGACTATTTGAAACGGGGCGGACGGGTAACGGCTGCCGGGGCGGCTTTGGGGTCAATTTTGAATATTAAACCGCTGCTGAAAATCGAAGGGAGCAAGCTGGACGCCTGTGCAAAGGTCCGAGGTACGGACAACTGTAAAAAACGGCTGATTGAAGAGATGAGCAAAAGCATAGAGCTGTTTACCGACAGGGGCTGGGATATCAGCGTAGCCGTGGCGGACAGCTATTTGGACCCTGCTTCCTCCGGCAGCTGGCTGGCGATGGCCTCCAGCACTCTGTTTCGGAATGATGTGGATCATTGCCCCCTGACTTGCAGCATCGGCTGTCATGTGGGGCCCAACGCCTTTGGGATGGCGGTGAGCAGGCGTCTTATGCGGGAAGGATAG